From the Buteo buteo chromosome 1, bButBut1.hap1.1, whole genome shotgun sequence genome, one window contains:
- the LOC142037113 gene encoding uncharacterized protein LOC142037113, whose protein sequence is MWRKFLRSAPPTYANSLAVMSWKEGYGQTVDELAVQLWQYEGSLSSSLRSCVSAVEELSREFQQFKVDMSSSSPVQARIAVIGSKRSSAQERGERKYTRQVNLWFYLRDHGEDMKKWDGKPTSVLDARVRELRDKATRKEDSSWKTAAPVSREQSPRCSRWADLISDPLEGTSDSRVQKRSAGHSLLSLGGASSTPGIDCPRGGNTAPLFAMD, encoded by the exons atgtggcggaagtttctacgaagtgcaccaccaacctatgccaactcattggcagtaatgtcctggaaagaaggctatggacaaacggtggatgaattGGCTGTCCAACTCTGGCAATacgaaggaagtctctcttcctccctacggtcctgtgtctcagctgtagaggaattgtcccgagagttccagcaattcaaagtggatatgtcctcctcctcacctgtacaggcccgcattgcagttattgggagtaagcgttcctctgcccaagagagaggagagagaaagtacacacgaCAGGttaacctgtggttttacctgcgtgaccatggagaggacatgaagaagtgggatggaaaacctacctcagttttggatgcacgggtacgggagttgcgagacaaagcaaccagaaaagaggattcttcttggaaaactgctgctccagtttcccgtgagcagtcccccagaTGCAGTAGATGGgccgatctcatttctgatcctcttgaagggacttctgattcacgtgtgcaaaaa cggagtgcaggccacagtttgctttcacttggaggggcgtccagtacacctggaatcgactgccccaggggtggaaacacagccccactatttgccatggactga